The genome window TAGTGGTATAGTAAGACACTATTTGCCAGAAATGACAACTAGTCACATTCAAACAGTGAAAAAAGGCTATGTAGCTGACTGGTTAACACATTGCGTGTTGGCTTTTATTGCCAAAACCAAGACACGTATTCCAGCCAACATAGAATTGGATTTGCCAAATGGGATTTTGTATGAAGATGTGGTAATCGAAGAAGTGATTATAGAAAAAAGGTTTGTAAATTGATTGTCGAAATTTGTACTAAAGTATAAATTTTATATATTTGTCATGTATAAAAAAAGCCCACTACTCGCTCCGACCAAAGTTTGAGTAATGGGCATTGTTAAACGTTAAAAAACGTACTAGATGCGAATTTCAGAAAATTCCCACAGAAACCCAAATCTGTATGGGTACTGGGTAGAGAATGCCCATTATCCAAGCGCAGGCGCTGGACAGGTTCAACACATACGCCCTCAAGACAATGCTTGTCTGATAGAACATTGGCAAAAGCCAGTGATTGACAACCTTAGCCTTAATGGAGTATATCATAAACAATACTCGCTCAAACTAGCTGAACACCTCTACATGGGGCATTACGGCAACATCCTCTATTATGTAAATCAAGCGCAAGCTTATCGAGTGGAGTTTGTACCTATAGGCGAACTAGCCACTGTGCACGACTTTGACGAAGCCCAAACGCACTTTAGCACCCGCAAGGCATACCTAGTTCAGTATCATCATACCAAGGGCAAACAACTCACCCCCGATGATGAATACTTCATTTTTGATTGCTGGCTAGAAACAGGCAGTTTTCAAGCAATGATTCCCTACATCTTCCCGATAGATATAGGCAACCAACGTCTACAAGCCGATGGCTACCTAAACTACTTGAGGTTGGCTGGTGCCCCCCCAGTAACAGTTTAGTCAATCACTACTCTTTGCTCGGAGCACCTACTCCCTTAGCCCTCATTGCCAAGGGAGTACCTTTTACCCTACATACATCTACTTTCCATTAGGTGTGTTAGGTGTAGCTATACCCAATCTGAAAAAACAAGAACATAACTACCAACAACTTTTACCCATAAAACAATATGGCAATTATCCAACAAACTGCCGCTAACACTCATCAAAATACATTCACTGGTTTTGTCTATCCAGCGGCTATTTGGCTAGACCAACGCCTGAGTGCCAACGAAAAGAACCTACTTGCCGAGGTTCACAGCCTAGAGAAACTATCCCGTGGTTGTATGGCTTCCAACGACCATTTTGCCTTAAGGCTTAATATCAATACTCGTTCGGTATCGCGCCATATCAAAAGTTTGCAAAAGCGGGGCTACCTAAAAACAATGTTTTTTAATGGTAGGCACCGACAAATGGCGGTGAATATGGAGCAACTACAACCACTGGAAAGCTCAGTAAATGCCACTGTTGAGGTTGATAATTTGTTGAAGCAGCCTAGACAAAATGTCGAGGCAGATTCGACAAAATTGTCAATCAAACCAGCCAAGGTCGACAATTTATGCGCACAGGGGCGACAAAATGGCGAAGCAGCCTCGACAAATTGTCGACCTAATAGAGTCAATAATACTATCATTAATAAATCAACTAATACTACTATTGAAGCTAAAGAAGAGAAAGCTGTAGGAGAGGATTTGTTTGAAAAAAATGGAGCTCCTTCTTCACCTCCCAAAAAGACAGTTACCAAGGCTACTGCTAAAAAAGCAAGTAAAACAGCGCTCACCAATATTCCATTACCTTTTTCGTCGGATACCTTTAAAACTGCCTGGAACAACTGGCTTACTTACCGCAAGGAAATCAAAAAGCCTTACCGTTCGGCAATGAGCGTGCAACAAACCCTTGCCAAACTGGACCGCTACGAAGAAGGCTTTGCTCTGGAACTCATCGAAAAGTCCATCACCAACGGCTGGCAGGGGTTAGTATTTGCCCAAACAGGTGAACAATACCAAAAGTGGCTCGCTGACAAGCAAAAAAGAAAAATACCTGAACAAGGCACAGGCACCCGCGCCAAACCCCAGCCTAATCTTATGAGTCTTACCCAGCATACCGTGAGCGTATACAACCAGCTCACTGCCTTAGAAAAACAACAAGATAAGTTTCAAAACTACCCTAGGCACTTGCTCGAAAGCCTTGCCGAT of Microscilla marina ATCC 23134 contains these proteins:
- a CDS encoding helix-turn-helix domain-containing protein, whose translation is MAIIQQTAANTHQNTFTGFVYPAAIWLDQRLSANEKNLLAEVHSLEKLSRGCMASNDHFALRLNINTRSVSRHIKSLQKRGYLKTMFFNGRHRQMAVNMEQLQPLESSVNATVEVDNLLKQPRQNVEADSTKLSIKPAKVDNLCAQGRQNGEAASTNCRPNRVNNTIINKSTNTTIEAKEEKAVGEDLFEKNGAPSSPPKKTVTKATAKKASKTALTNIPLPFSSDTFKTAWNNWLTYRKEIKKPYRSAMSVQQTLAKLDRYEEGFALELIEKSITNGWQGLVFAQTGEQYQKWLADKQKRKIPEQGTGTRAKPQPNLMSLTQHTVSVYNQLTALEKQQDKFQNYPRHLLESLADQLRDLWRRARGLQMFGSEIARINRLGKLVADLAKGKQAAPTTSQAGVSQAQKGGVCFA